CGCCTCAGGGTGGTGGTGTCACTCCACTATGATCGACCCGACAACCGTGAAGCGAGGGCGTGTCGTGCCGACTCAACTAGCCTCCCGTTCGCTGGCCGGACAGTGCTATTGCGGCGAGGTCCGTTACCAGGTGGACGACGCGTTTCTTTACGCGGCCAACTGCCATTGCTCCCAATGTCGACGGACCACCGGTTCGGCGTTCAAGCCCTTTGCCGGCATCGAGCGTGCGAAACTGAGGGTGACCCGGGGTGAATCGCAGCTGCTGATCGTCGGCGAAGCGGAGGGTCACGACGCGCATTGCCGCCGATGCGGTTCGTTGCTCTGGTCCGTGGTGCGCGAGGGTGCGTTTGTCCATGTAGCCATGGGGACGCTGGTGGATGCACCGTCCATTCGACCGGACAAACATATCTACGTCGGGTCGAAAGCACCGTGGTTCGACATCACCGACGATCTTCCGCAATACCTCGAGCTGCCCGACAGATGAAAGAAACCCCGCGCAAGGCGGGGTCTTCGAGGGGTCACACGGCCAGGCTGGGTAACGACTGCAGCCGGCTCTGGTAGGTGGCGTCCGTTTCACGATAGAGACCGGACCAGGGATCCAGCACAAACCCCTCCGTGGGCTCCGGCGACACGCGCCGGGCATGGGGGTGTTCCGCGCTGGCAATCGGCGCATCAAGGGTCATCGGATCCATATGCACTCCTGAAGGTTGTCGCGTGGGAAATTCAGACTAGCGATGCGCTCGTTGGTGAGCGGTTAAAGCGAACGCCTTTTTTCACGAACGCAATTCTTATGAAATTCCTAGGAATCCGGCGGTTTTTGACGCAAGGATGACGGCGCGATGTCGACATCACGCGTGCATGACGGAGCGCTGCGGCTGCCGATGTTTGCCCGGTCCGGGGGCAAGGCGTGCAAGAATGAGGATCCCCGCGCCGTGACGTCTCTTTCGATGGCCATGAACAAAGACGCTTTCCGCCAGTTCCAGGAAGAACTCGCCGCACTCGACAAGGAACAGGACAAGCGTCGCAAGGAAACCAGCGAAGCACCGCAGGATCGCGCCCGGCGCGAGTTCCTGGCGTTGCGCGAGCGCTATCAGCTGAGCGTTGCCGACGTGGTGGCCTTTTTCCCGGAGGAAGAGGGCATTGCCTACCTGCAGGGCCTGATTGCCGCGTCCGAGATGGCGCCACGCAAGCGTCGGGCCAGCCGCAAGGTGGCCGAGCAGGACTAACTGCACTTTGCCGCTGCCGACGGTAGCGATAGCATGCGGCACTTCCTGCGAGAGGTGTCCGGATGTTGCGTGTCGCGTTCGCTGCCGTACTGACCCTGTTGTGCGCTGATGTTGTCGCGCAAGATGTCACGCCCTCCGTTTTTGCGCCGGGAGTGATTTCCGGGCCGCTGCACGACAGTGCTCCCGCGTTCGCGCCGGACGGCCGCACCGTGTACTTCACGCGCAGCGATGGTACTGAATCCAGCATCCTGGTCAGTCATCTGGACAACGGGCACTGGTCCACGCCGACCATGGCGCCATTTTCGGGACAGTGGAGCGACATGGAGCCGGCCATGTCACCGGACGGTCGTTTCCTGGTGTTCGTCTCCAATCGCCCGAAGACGCCCGGCGGCCAGCCGCTGGATGGCTACTTCATGGGGCGCAGCTTCCCCGGGCATGGCGGCAATCTCTGGAAGGTCTCCTGGGAAAACGGCAAGTGGGGAACCCCGGTGCGCCTGCCGGATGCCGTCAATCGCAGCGACTCGACGTTTGCGCCGGCGGTGGCGGCCGATGGCACGCTGTATTTCATGCATCCGGCGGCGGACCCGAAGCACTTCGAGTTGTTCCGTGCCGCCGCGCATCGCGGTGGTTACGACGAGCCTCAGGCGCTGCCTTTCAGCGACGGGCATGTGACCGACGTGGATCCGGCGGTGGCGCCCGATGAGTCCTTCGTCGTGTTCGGCTCCAGTCGTTCGCCAGCGCGTCAGATCGATCTTTTCATCGTGTTTCGCGACAACGGCCAATGGGGTACGCCCATTCATCTGGGCAATGGCGTGAACAGCGCCGGCTCGGATGCCGAGGCGCGCCTGAGCCCCGATCACCAGACGCTGTATTTCGCCAGCGATCGCCTGGAGGACATCGCGCCCGGCACGGTCCGTGCGGACTGGGACAACGGCAAGTACAACATCTGGCAGATTCCCCTGGGGCCCTGGCTGGATGCACACGCGAGGTCGCAGCACTGACGGTCGTGGCCCGCTGACCATCGTGACGCACCCGTAACGTATCTTTTGCGATACAGGCGTCTGGGTCATCGGGACGTTGATCATGATTGAACAGATCCCCGGATTACCGGCAGGTGCGCTGGGATTCCGTGCCAGCGGGCAGGTCACTGCCACCGATTATTCACGCGTGCTGGTGCCCGATATCGAGGCGGCCTTCGCGTTGAATCGCAAGTTGCGCCTGCTCTATCACGTCGGCCCCGACTTCACCGGTTTTGACGCCGGCGCGATGTGGGAAGACGCACAACTGGGTTTCCGCCACTTCAGCGGCTGGGACCGCGTGGCGCTGGTTACCGATGTGCAGTGGCTGCGCGTCACGGCGAGCGCCATGGGTTTTGCGGTGCCGGCCGAGTTCAAGCTGTTTCACAACGCCCAGTTCGACGAGGCCATGGCGTGGATCGGCGAGCCGCGCCCCGTCGAGGACGATGGAAACAAATGAAACTTTATTGGTGCTTGTCAGCCGGCGAGCGCTGTGTTTAAGTCGGTGGCATGTCCAGCCTTCACGCCATCCTTGTCGCCATGACCGCCGCTTCCGCGTCGGCCGACGAGTGCATGCGCGCGCTGAACAACAATAACGCCAATAACAATACCCGCTTGTACGGGTGGGCCGGCGTGTAAGCAGAAGCAACATACACACGCAGAAAGGCCCGCTCCCGAGCGGGCCTTTTTGTTTTTCAGCCTCGTGAAAAAGCAAAGGGAATCCACCTCATGTGTTCGATCTTCGGCATGTTCGACCTGCAGCCCGGCGACGACCTGGCGGCGTTGCGCCAGCAGGCGCTTGAGCTATCCCAGCGCCAGCGCCACCGTGGGCCGGACTGGAGTGGCGTATTCGTGGATGCGGGCGTGATCCTGGTGCATGAGCGGCTTGCCATCGTCGATCCCGCCAGTGGCGCGCAGCCGCTGCGCTCACGCGATGACGCGCTGGCGCTGGCGGTGAATGGCGAGATCTACAACCATCGCGAACTGCGTGCGGCGAGCGACTACGATTTCACCACCGGCTCCGATTGCGAGGTGATCAACGCGCTGTATCGCGATGATCAGGCGCCCGCCGAATGGGTCTCCCGGCTCAATGGCATCTTTGCGTTCGCCTTGTGGGACAGCATCGAATCCCGTTACGTGATTGCACGCGACCCCCTTGGCGTGTGCCCGCTTTACTGGGGGCATGATGGTGAAGGTCGCCTCTGCGTGGCCTCGGAAATGAAATCGCTGGTGGGCCTGTGTACGGACGTGGCTCCGTTTCCGCCGGGGCATGTCTACGACAGCGCGGACGGTGAGCTGCGCCGTTACTACCAGAAGCCGTGGCGCGACTACGCCAGCACCCGCGGTCACGACGTGGCGCCGGCCGAGTTGCGCACCGCCTTCGAACAGGCCGTGCATCGCCAACTGATGACCGACGTGCCTTATGGCGTGCTGTTGTCCGGCGGCCTGGATTCTTCCCTGGTTGCCGCCTGCGCCGCCCGCTTCGCCCGTCACCGCGTGGAAGACGACGACCGCGCCGAGGCATGGTGGCCGCGCCTGCATTCGTTCGCGATCGGCCTGGAAGGTTCGCCCGACCTTGCTGCGGCACAGGTGGCAGCCGATGCGCTGGGCACGGTTCACCACGGCTTCGTCTACACCTTCTGGGAAGGACTGGATGCGCTGCCCGAAGTGATCCGCCATATCGAAACCTACGATGTCACTACCATCCGCGCATCCACGCCCATGTATCTTCTCGCGCGCCGCATCAAGGCCATGGGTGTGAAGATGGTGCTCTCCGGCGAAGGATCGGACGAGATCTTCGGTGGCTACCTGTACTTCCACAAAGCGCCCTCGGCCGAAGCATTCCACGAAGAAACCGTGCGCAAGCTCGATGCACTGCACAGCTATGACTGCCTGCGCGCGAACAAGTCGATGATGGCCTGGGGCGTGGAGGCACGCGTGCCCTTCCTGGATCTCGAATTCCTGGACGTTGCCATGGGCATGGACGCCCGCCACAAGATGGCGGGGCAGGGGCGCATCGAAAAGGCCGTGCTGCGCGAAGCCTTCCAGGGCGCATTGCCGGACGAAATCCTGTGGCGCCAGAAAGAACAGTTCAGCGACGGTGTGGGCTATGGCTGGATCGACGGCCTCAAGGCGCACGCCGAACAATCGGTGAGCGATCGTGAGTTCGCCGCGGCCGCTACGCGCTTTCCACACAACCCGCCGGCCACCAAGGAGGCCTATCTGTATCGCCGCATTTTCGAGCGCTTCTATCCGGGGCAGGCGTGTGCGGAGACGGTGCCGGGCGGGAAATCCATCGCGTGTTCATCGCCCGCTGCGCTGGCATGGGATCCGTCGTTCGCTGCCGCAGCTGATCCTTCCGGTCGCGCGGTGCGTGACGTGCACCAGCAGGCGTTGGCGTAAGGCGGGGTTTCGTCGCGCGGCATGGAGGACAGGCCGCGCGACGATTCATTCTTGCTCGTCGACGGCATGCGCACTCAGCGAAGGTTGTCGTGCAACAGCAGGCAGGTGTGCCTTTGTTCGAAATCCATGTAGAAGTCCATATCACCGAGTGCGCCACTGCCCAGGATGTAGCTCCACGCGAGGTCCGCGTCGGGAAACACGCCGAAGGTCATGTGGATGGGCTGGCCGGAGACGATCACATTCGCGGTGGCCTGCTTGACGCGGGCCAGGCGCGAGGCGCCGATGTCACTGATGCGCATGCTGTGGTGCGAGCTGGCTTCTA
The nucleotide sequence above comes from Dyella telluris. Encoded proteins:
- a CDS encoding GFA family protein, whose product is MPTQLASRSLAGQCYCGEVRYQVDDAFLYAANCHCSQCRRTTGSAFKPFAGIERAKLRVTRGESQLLIVGEAEGHDAHCRRCGSLLWSVVREGAFVHVAMGTLVDAPSIRPDKHIYVGSKAPWFDITDDLPQYLELPDR
- a CDS encoding 2-hydroxyacyl-CoA dehydratase; its protein translation is MTSLSMAMNKDAFRQFQEELAALDKEQDKRRKETSEAPQDRARREFLALRERYQLSVADVVAFFPEEEGIAYLQGLIAASEMAPRKRRASRKVAEQD
- a CDS encoding PD40 domain-containing protein; its protein translation is MLRVAFAAVLTLLCADVVAQDVTPSVFAPGVISGPLHDSAPAFAPDGRTVYFTRSDGTESSILVSHLDNGHWSTPTMAPFSGQWSDMEPAMSPDGRFLVFVSNRPKTPGGQPLDGYFMGRSFPGHGGNLWKVSWENGKWGTPVRLPDAVNRSDSTFAPAVAADGTLYFMHPAADPKHFELFRAAAHRGGYDEPQALPFSDGHVTDVDPAVAPDESFVVFGSSRSPARQIDLFIVFRDNGQWGTPIHLGNGVNSAGSDAEARLSPDHQTLYFASDRLEDIAPGTVRADWDNGKYNIWQIPLGPWLDAHARSQH
- a CDS encoding STAS/SEC14 domain-containing protein gives rise to the protein MIEQIPGLPAGALGFRASGQVTATDYSRVLVPDIEAAFALNRKLRLLYHVGPDFTGFDAGAMWEDAQLGFRHFSGWDRVALVTDVQWLRVTASAMGFAVPAEFKLFHNAQFDEAMAWIGEPRPVEDDGNK
- the asnB gene encoding asparagine synthase B — encoded protein: MCSIFGMFDLQPGDDLAALRQQALELSQRQRHRGPDWSGVFVDAGVILVHERLAIVDPASGAQPLRSRDDALALAVNGEIYNHRELRAASDYDFTTGSDCEVINALYRDDQAPAEWVSRLNGIFAFALWDSIESRYVIARDPLGVCPLYWGHDGEGRLCVASEMKSLVGLCTDVAPFPPGHVYDSADGELRRYYQKPWRDYASTRGHDVAPAELRTAFEQAVHRQLMTDVPYGVLLSGGLDSSLVAACAARFARHRVEDDDRAEAWWPRLHSFAIGLEGSPDLAAAQVAADALGTVHHGFVYTFWEGLDALPEVIRHIETYDVTTIRASTPMYLLARRIKAMGVKMVLSGEGSDEIFGGYLYFHKAPSAEAFHEETVRKLDALHSYDCLRANKSMMAWGVEARVPFLDLEFLDVAMGMDARHKMAGQGRIEKAVLREAFQGALPDEILWRQKEQFSDGVGYGWIDGLKAHAEQSVSDREFAAAATRFPHNPPATKEAYLYRRIFERFYPGQACAETVPGGKSIACSSPAALAWDPSFAAAADPSGRAVRDVHQQALA